The Oscillospiraceae bacterium genome has a segment encoding these proteins:
- the rlmN gene encoding 23S rRNA (adenine(2503)-C(2))-methyltransferase RlmN: MKEDIKSLTYPALCQRFGDLGLKRFRADQVYAWLHKVGVQDFEEMTNLSKDLRSKLDERFTIPACRIEEKYVSAVDDTVKYLFRLNDGEYVESVVMHYNYGYTICVSSQVGCKMGCTFCASTLAGFQRNLLPAEMESQVHAAQNDLGCRISHIVMMGIGEPLDNYDNTISFLHTVNDPRGLNISLRNITISTCGLVDRIYDLMQEDLPVTLTLSLHAPNDEIRSRTMPVNARWGVDATLRAMAAYAEKTSRRVSFEYTLIHNVNDRPAHAMELAARLRGMLCHVNLIPVNDVAERGNVRSSQKDIQNFQSILKKQGINATIRRTLGHDINASCGQLRRLKKRGDQIEHGC, from the coding sequence ATGAAAGAGGACATCAAAAGTTTAACTTATCCGGCACTTTGCCAGCGGTTTGGGGACCTTGGGCTGAAGCGCTTTCGTGCCGATCAGGTGTACGCTTGGCTACACAAGGTGGGGGTGCAGGACTTTGAGGAGATGACCAATCTGTCCAAGGATCTTCGGAGCAAACTGGACGAAAGGTTTACCATTCCCGCCTGCCGAATCGAGGAAAAATATGTTTCTGCCGTGGACGATACGGTGAAATATCTGTTTCGTTTGAACGATGGCGAGTATGTAGAGTCCGTGGTGATGCACTATAACTATGGCTATACCATTTGCGTGTCCAGCCAGGTGGGGTGCAAAATGGGCTGCACCTTCTGTGCGTCTACCCTTGCCGGTTTTCAGCGAAATTTGCTGCCGGCGGAGATGGAGAGTCAGGTGCACGCTGCCCAGAACGACCTGGGCTGCCGCATATCCCATATTGTGATGATGGGCATTGGCGAGCCGTTGGATAATTATGATAATACCATCTCGTTTTTACATACGGTCAACGACCCTCGGGGGCTGAATATCAGCCTGCGCAATATTACCATTTCCACTTGTGGGTTGGTGGATCGTATTTACGATTTGATGCAAGAGGATTTGCCGGTGACCTTGACGCTTTCCCTGCACGCGCCCAATGATGAAATCCGCTCCCGCACCATGCCGGTGAATGCCCGGTGGGGCGTGGATGCTACCTTGCGGGCTATGGCAGCTTATGCGGAGAAAACCTCGCGCCGGGTGTCTTTTGAATATACTTTGATCCACAATGTAAACGACCGACCGGCCCATGCCATGGAATTGGCGGCGCGGCTGCGGGGGATGCTTTGCCATGTGAACCTGATTCCGGTGAACGATGTGGCGGAGCGAGGCAATGTGCGATCCAGTCAAAAAGACATTCAAAACTTTCAAAGCATATTGAAAAAACAGGGAATAAATGCTACAATAAGAAGAACTTTAGGTCATGATATCAATGCCTCTTGCGGGCAGCTTCGCAGATTAAAGAAACGAGGTGATCAGATTGAACATGGTTGCTAA
- the pknB gene encoding Stk1 family PASTA domain-containing Ser/Thr kinase — MDNYVGKRLDGRYEVQEIIGVGGMSVVYKAYDNVDDRIVAVKILKDEFLQNDDFVRRFKNESKAIAVMSHPNIVKVYDVSFGEKLQYIVMEYVDGITLKEYIQKQGAITWNDALYFTTQILRALQHAHDKGIVHRDIKSQNIMLLADGHIKVTDFGIARFSRSETKTLTENAIGSVHYISPEQAKGEFTDERADIYSLGVVLYEMLAGRVPFDADSAVSVALMQVQADAKRLIDINPDIPRGVEQICAHAMEKNPANRYQSATEMLFDVEEVIKNPATTFDYSYFVDEEPTKYVIKTVDHTEKPQPDLRSEPEQPVVEEDPKRKGKIVGAVIAGMLVLAAAIVLLVMGLTGSLNTKSMKLENFVGQSYDTIVSSNQYDYVFVQESKESEDADPGTVLEQKPAAGERVMKGSTVTLVVAQTPGGIQVPNCYGLGEDMAKKELASEGLNNYTVTTISSETVKEGQCVYTSPKAGDLVAADQTVTIYISSGPSTTQKVLLTVPDVRGLNQSDARSFLEKSGFENVQISTEDSNLPKDTVISQTPGQGEAAEPSAAIKLVVSTGVVSTDPAEQTVKLQVTVPDTGKHSTLNIYVDGELQFTKSESLDGGQRTFNLQVSYGARVEIEVELGEVSQRQTVKADKAKTVRMNFNDKTDTTVPDGTD, encoded by the coding sequence ATGGATAATTATGTAGGAAAACGCTTAGACGGCAGATATGAAGTGCAGGAGATCATCGGCGTAGGCGGTATGTCCGTTGTTTATAAAGCCTATGACAATGTGGATGACCGCATTGTGGCGGTGAAGATCCTAAAGGACGAGTTTTTGCAAAATGACGACTTTGTGCGCAGGTTCAAGAACGAGTCCAAGGCCATTGCCGTTATGTCCCACCCCAATATCGTAAAGGTGTACGATGTGAGCTTTGGCGAGAAGCTCCAGTACATTGTGATGGAGTATGTGGACGGCATTACCTTAAAGGAATATATACAAAAGCAGGGGGCCATCACCTGGAATGACGCCCTGTACTTTACTACGCAGATTTTGCGCGCGTTGCAGCACGCCCATGACAAGGGCATTGTGCACCGGGACATTAAGTCTCAAAATATTATGCTGCTGGCTGACGGCCATATTAAGGTGACAGACTTTGGTATTGCCCGCTTCTCCCGCAGCGAGACCAAAACTTTAACGGAAAATGCCATTGGCTCTGTGCATTATATCAGTCCGGAGCAGGCTAAGGGCGAGTTTACTGACGAACGGGCGGATATTTATTCTCTTGGCGTGGTACTCTATGAGATGCTGGCCGGTCGTGTGCCTTTTGATGCAGACAGCGCCGTGTCCGTGGCCCTAATGCAGGTGCAGGCGGACGCCAAGCGGCTCATTGACATTAACCCGGATATTCCCCGGGGCGTGGAGCAGATCTGTGCCCACGCTATGGAGAAGAACCCGGCCAATCGCTACCAGTCCGCAACGGAAATGCTCTTTGATGTGGAGGAGGTCATCAAGAACCCGGCCACCACATTTGACTATTCCTATTTTGTGGACGAGGAGCCCACTAAATATGTGATCAAGACGGTGGATCACACGGAGAAGCCCCAGCCGGATCTGCGATCCGAGCCGGAACAGCCGGTGGTGGAGGAAGACCCCAAGCGCAAGGGCAAGATCGTCGGCGCTGTGATCGCCGGTATGCTGGTGCTTGCAGCAGCCATTGTACTGTTGGTGATGGGCCTTACCGGTTCGCTGAACACCAAGTCTATGAAGTTGGAGAACTTTGTGGGTCAGTCCTATGACACCATCGTCAGCTCCAACCAGTACGATTATGTTTTTGTACAGGAGAGCAAGGAGAGCGAGGATGCTGACCCGGGCACGGTGCTGGAGCAAAAGCCGGCAGCCGGTGAGCGGGTGATGAAGGGCAGCACAGTGACCCTTGTGGTGGCCCAGACGCCCGGTGGCATTCAGGTGCCCAACTGCTACGGCCTTGGTGAGGATATGGCCAAGAAAGAGTTAGCCTCCGAGGGACTGAACAACTACACCGTAACGACCATCTCCAGCGAGACGGTAAAAGAGGGCCAGTGCGTATATACCAGCCCCAAGGCAGGGGATTTGGTGGCTGCGGACCAAACGGTGACCATTTATATCAGCTCCGGCCCCAGCACGACCCAAAAGGTGCTGCTGACTGTGCCGGATGTGCGTGGACTGAACCAAAGCGATGCTCGCAGCTTTTTGGAGAAGAGCGGGTTTGAGAATGTGCAGATTTCTACCGAAGACAGCAATCTGCCCAAGGATACGGTGATCAGCCAGACCCCCGGTCAGGGTGAGGCGGCGGAGCCGTCGGCTGCCATCAAGCTGGTGGTGTCCACCGGCGTGGTGTCTACCGACCCGGCGGAGCAGACGGTGAAGTTGCAGGTAACGGTGCCGGATACCGGCAAGCACAGCACCCTGAACATCTATGTGGACGGGGAACTGCAATTTACCAAGAGCGAGAGCCTGGACGGCGGCCAGCGTACCTTTAACCTGCAAGTGTCTTACGGCGCCCGGGTGGAGATCGAGGTGGAACTGGGCGAGGTGTCTCAGCGCCAGACTGTAAAAGCAGACAAGGCCAAAACGGTGCGTATGAACTTTAACGACAAGACGGACACCACAGTACCCGACGGGACGGACTGA
- the rsmB gene encoding 16S rRNA (cytosine(967)-C(5))-methyltransferase RsmB: MTVKSPRLAAFETLYKIQQESAYSNLSLDHLPVANGQERAFATALVRGVLERQITLDALVDKFTTGRLKPKVRVLLRMGAYQALYMDKVPVPAAVNETVELAKTVGQGYYGRMINAVLRQIAADPDLPDTPTLRYSVPQPLLAMWQKTYGADATAAFLPYINGRAPLFLVPNPLFVTPGQLQEMLAEEGVQARLLPEKVLTVDDGFDVERSAAFQKGYFHVQDLSCYLACAALQVRPGLTVLDVCAAPGGKSFTLAEQMNNTGRLIACDLHPHRVELIESGARRLHLDCIESRVQDATLHSRDIPAADAILCDVPCSGFGILRRKPEIRYKDLDSIKDLPALQLSILQTAATYLKPGGRLVYSTCTLHKKENEKVVSAFLDRHSAFFLAAECTRFPCEQGSDGFYYAALERQA, from the coding sequence ATGACCGTTAAATCTCCGCGCTTAGCCGCGTTTGAAACCCTATATAAAATTCAACAGGAGAGCGCCTATTCCAATCTTTCTCTCGACCATTTACCTGTGGCCAACGGCCAGGAACGGGCTTTTGCCACTGCATTGGTGCGGGGCGTATTGGAACGGCAGATCACTTTGGACGCTTTGGTGGATAAATTCACCACCGGGCGATTGAAGCCCAAGGTGCGGGTGTTGTTGCGTATGGGCGCCTACCAGGCGCTGTATATGGACAAGGTGCCTGTGCCTGCTGCGGTAAATGAAACGGTGGAACTGGCAAAGACGGTGGGCCAAGGTTATTACGGCCGTATGATCAATGCGGTACTGCGGCAGATCGCCGCGGATCCGGATTTGCCGGATACGCCCACGCTCCGCTATTCTGTGCCGCAGCCCCTGCTGGCTATGTGGCAAAAGACCTATGGAGCGGATGCTACGGCGGCGTTTCTGCCTTATATCAACGGTCGTGCGCCATTATTTTTGGTGCCAAATCCCTTGTTTGTGACGCCCGGTCAATTGCAGGAGATGTTGGCAGAGGAAGGCGTGCAAGCCCGTCTGCTGCCGGAGAAAGTACTGACAGTGGACGACGGCTTTGATGTGGAACGTTCAGCCGCTTTTCAAAAAGGTTATTTTCATGTGCAGGATTTGTCCTGCTACCTGGCCTGCGCTGCCTTGCAGGTGCGACCGGGTCTGACGGTGCTGGATGTGTGTGCCGCACCGGGGGGTAAATCCTTTACTTTGGCGGAACAGATGAACAATACCGGCCGCTTGATCGCCTGTGATCTGCACCCCCACCGGGTGGAGCTGATCGAGAGCGGTGCCCGGCGGTTACACCTGGACTGTATAGAATCCCGCGTGCAGGACGCTACGTTGCATAGCCGGGACATTCCGGCAGCAGACGCCATTCTTTGCGATGTGCCCTGTTCCGGTTTTGGCATTCTCCGCCGCAAGCCGGAAATCCGCTATAAAGATTTAGACAGTATTAAGGATTTGCCTGCCTTGCAGCTTTCCATTTTGCAGACGGCAGCTACTTACTTAAAACCCGGCGGGCGACTGGTGTATTCCACCTGCACCCTCCATAAAAAAGAGAACGAAAAGGTTGTGTCGGCATTTCTGGACCGGCACAGCGCCTTTTTCCTGGCGGCGGAATGTACCCGCTTTCCGTGTGAACAGGGCAGCGACGGCTTTTATTACGCCGCTTTGGAGAGACAGGCATGA
- a CDS encoding zinc-ribbon domain-containing protein, whose translation MFCEKCGNELQENEKVCAKCGAPVVETAPSQEQSQTEPPAVSESNSTKNTPEDRSFKTPESGCHFMGVLASVITIIFGFVLKSGKIGGITVEHITYGGDAFTGIQNAAADTAIAVQNGFAYVLIAIGVLAFFFFLGKLVVCLESDK comes from the coding sequence ATGTTTTGTGAAAAATGCGGAAATGAGTTGCAGGAAAATGAAAAAGTATGTGCCAAATGTGGTGCGCCCGTCGTAGAGACGGCGCCGAGCCAAGAGCAGTCACAGACGGAACCACCAGCCGTGTCGGAGTCGAATTCGACGAAAAACACGCCAGAAGATCGGTCGTTTAAGACGCCGGAGAGTGGCTGCCATTTTATGGGGGTGCTGGCAAGTGTGATCACGATAATATTCGGATTTGTGCTGAAGTCTGGCAAAATCGGCGGTATTACGGTGGAACATATTACATACGGTGGAGATGCGTTTACCGGCATTCAAAATGCAGCCGCAGATACAGCCATTGCGGTGCAGAATGGTTTTGCCTATGTACTGATTGCGATTGGTGTATTGGCATTCTTTTTCTTCCTTGGAAAGCTGGTTGTCTGTTTAGAATCCGATAAGTAA
- a CDS encoding zinc-ribbon domain-containing protein codes for MYCPNCGKYILPETTTCLHCGYSSVRMQENARKAKFNKRIKGAVCAVLILVLVIGCGIWFQKTGARVSERVISTAFCTRNGKSVDMVYDFYKQDEENPQNGSVREVTVAKEMDDTQSQECGYSIVRTGLKRFCITIEDDANTQLIVKIDAAGNIDTIEGRKTGEKLQAVQPYDRENYIAGHYRSETEKIVKATGFLSSY; via the coding sequence ATGTATTGTCCTAATTGCGGTAAGTATATTTTGCCTGAGACAACAACTTGTTTGCATTGCGGTTATTCATCTGTTAGAATGCAGGAAAATGCCCGCAAGGCAAAATTCAACAAGCGGATAAAAGGTGCAGTGTGTGCTGTTCTTATACTTGTATTGGTGATCGGGTGTGGCATATGGTTCCAAAAAACCGGCGCCAGAGTTTCAGAGCGCGTGATCTCTACGGCGTTTTGCACTCGCAATGGAAAATCTGTGGATATGGTCTATGATTTCTATAAGCAAGATGAGGAAAATCCACAGAATGGCAGTGTGCGTGAAGTGACCGTTGCCAAAGAAATGGACGATACCCAATCGCAAGAGTGTGGGTACAGCATTGTGCGTACCGGGTTAAAGCGATTTTGCATTACCATTGAAGATGATGCAAACACCCAGTTAATCGTCAAAATAGACGCGGCAGGAAACATTGACACGATCGAAGGCAGAAAAACAGGAGAAAAACTCCAAGCGGTTCAGCCGTATGATCGGGAGAACTACATTGCCGGTCACTATCGGTCGGAGACAGAAAAAATTGTAAAGGCGACAGGCTTTCTATCATCGTACTAA
- a CDS encoding Stp1/IreP family PP2C-type Ser/Thr phosphatase — MVAKTDRGRIRESNQDAYFVGEMPDGTAFAVVCDGMGGAAGGNIASSLAVQVISSKINASYYPNMRDSSICNMLESALSAANVEVYDLAQEKADLRGMGTTVVCAVIRGGQAFIAHAGDSRAYLFSADGLQQVTTDHSMVQDLLESGKITPDEAKHHPNKNIITRAIGVDSAIKIDFDQIDFSDGQVLLLCTDGLSNYVDNDEMVSAISDGQYYAYADRLVQQANKNGGGDNITVVAISN; from the coding sequence ATGGTTGCTAAAACCGACCGGGGGCGGATTCGTGAGTCCAACCAGGACGCCTATTTTGTGGGCGAAATGCCGGATGGCACGGCCTTTGCCGTGGTGTGCGACGGTATGGGCGGCGCAGCCGGCGGCAATATTGCCAGCTCACTGGCGGTGCAGGTGATCAGCAGCAAGATCAATGCGTCTTACTACCCCAATATGCGGGACAGCTCCATTTGCAATATGCTGGAGTCGGCGCTGTCTGCCGCCAATGTGGAAGTGTATGATCTGGCACAGGAAAAGGCGGATCTTCGGGGTATGGGCACCACGGTGGTGTGTGCCGTCATTCGTGGCGGCCAGGCGTTTATCGCCCATGCCGGGGACAGCCGCGCGTATCTCTTTTCTGCCGATGGCTTGCAGCAGGTGACTACGGATCACAGTATGGTGCAGGATCTGCTGGAGAGCGGCAAGATCACCCCGGACGAGGCAAAGCACCACCCCAATAAGAATATCATCACCCGTGCCATCGGGGTAGACAGTGCCATTAAGATTGACTTTGACCAGATCGACTTTAGCGACGGCCAGGTGCTACTCCTGTGTACGGACGGTCTTTCCAACTATGTGGACAATGACGAGATGGTCAGCGCCATCAGTGACGGTCAGTATTATGCCTATGCGGATCGACTGGTGCAGCAGGCCAACAAGAACGGCGGCGGTGATAATATTACCGTTGTTGCCATCAGCAATTAA
- the rsgA gene encoding ribosome small subunit-dependent GTPase A, whose protein sequence is MAVTGRIHKGIGGFYYVETADGLYECKARGAFRKQRITPLVGDQVEITVNAQGENTIDTILPRKNELRRPPLANLDRLFIVSSLVDPEIRTVQIDKLTVLAAQKGIDCVIVLTKADLAENGQQYADIYKTAGYPVVLCNARTGAGADELPALISGKLCAFTGNSGVGKSTLLNRLCPDLALETGETSKKLGRGRHTTRHCELYPVAGGWVADTPGFSALELERDAEIDKDELPGCFPDFRPYLGDCRFNSCTHVADKGCAVCAAVERGEISESRHNSYVEFYNQVKDIKKWERK, encoded by the coding sequence ATGGCAGTAACAGGCAGAATTCACAAAGGGATCGGCGGTTTCTATTATGTAGAAACCGCCGATGGATTATATGAGTGCAAGGCGCGGGGCGCCTTTCGCAAGCAGCGGATCACCCCGTTGGTTGGGGATCAGGTGGAGATTACCGTGAACGCGCAAGGGGAGAATACCATTGACACTATTTTGCCCCGCAAAAATGAATTGCGCCGGCCGCCGCTGGCCAATTTAGATCGGCTCTTTATTGTGTCGTCTTTGGTAGATCCGGAGATCCGTACCGTGCAGATCGACAAGCTGACGGTGCTGGCGGCGCAAAAGGGCATTGATTGTGTGATCGTGCTCACCAAGGCGGATTTGGCAGAGAACGGGCAGCAGTACGCCGACATTTACAAAACAGCCGGTTACCCAGTGGTGCTGTGTAATGCCCGCACCGGCGCAGGGGCAGACGAATTGCCGGCGCTGATCTCCGGCAAGTTGTGTGCGTTTACCGGCAACAGTGGCGTGGGCAAGTCCACGCTGTTGAACCGTCTGTGCCCGGACTTGGCGCTGGAAACCGGCGAGACCAGCAAGAAGCTGGGGCGCGGTCGCCACACCACCCGGCACTGCGAGCTGTACCCGGTGGCCGGTGGTTGGGTAGCAGATACCCCCGGTTTTTCTGCACTGGAACTGGAGCGGGACGCGGAGATCGACAAGGACGAATTGCCCGGTTGCTTTCCGGATTTTCGCCCTTATTTGGGGGATTGCCGCTTTAATAGCTGCACGCATGTGGCAGATAAGGGTTGTGCCGTGTGCGCCGCCGTGGAGCGGGGCGAGATCAGCGAAAGTCGTCACAACAGTTATGTTGAATTTTATAATCAGGTAAAGGATATTAAAAAATGGGAACGGAAATAA
- a CDS encoding DUF6273 domain-containing protein encodes MDCVRTVNKKHLRTVILFGAVFLVVISIVLLQTVCPQILQNRANTALDRADYTTAAVYYSKMNKLCFLNPTQKKKAAAGIKNCKIQNRIVQADLKAKPINKKNAKAARVGDLLSMGKYNDKPIIWQVLSISKNGQSKQLIMISKYALFQQPFDNDGGQDWSDCSLRTYLNSEFYSASFTSSEKKYIVPITCTPYYAFPTSVYYYYTWNTSDYVTIPSQTEAEAYIGRSNLKNKEVYFITEKSDVYLDDWLTRSVYASNLGSDGMAQFGTSDFLPVKPTEKCDIRPMIFIQV; translated from the coding sequence GTGGATTGTGTAAGAACTGTGAATAAAAAGCATTTGCGAACAGTAATCCTTTTTGGAGCTGTTTTCCTGGTGGTCATAAGCATTGTACTGTTGCAGACAGTCTGTCCTCAAATTTTGCAAAATCGGGCAAATACAGCGCTTGACCGGGCGGATTATACGACAGCCGCTGTTTATTATTCAAAGATGAATAAACTGTGCTTCTTAAATCCTACGCAAAAGAAAAAGGCTGCAGCCGGTATCAAAAATTGCAAAATTCAAAATCGAATTGTGCAGGCGGATCTTAAAGCAAAGCCTATAAACAAAAAGAACGCAAAGGCGGCAAGGGTCGGGGATTTGCTATCAATGGGTAAATATAATGATAAGCCTATTATTTGGCAAGTGTTGTCAATTAGCAAAAACGGCCAGTCTAAGCAATTGATCATGATCAGTAAATATGCATTGTTTCAGCAGCCTTTTGACAATGATGGCGGACAAGACTGGTCCGATTGCTCTCTCCGCACCTATCTAAACAGTGAATTCTATTCCGCTTCCTTTACAAGCTCTGAAAAGAAATATATCGTGCCCATTACCTGTACCCCATATTATGCCTTTCCTACCTCCGTCTATTACTATTATACTTGGAATACTTCTGATTATGTGACGATCCCCAGTCAGACAGAAGCGGAAGCCTATATCGGTCGGTCAAATTTAAAAAACAAAGAAGTCTATTTCATTACGGAAAAGTCGGATGTTTATCTTGATGATTGGCTGACGCGCTCTGTCTATGCATCCAATCTTGGTTCAGACGGTATGGCTCAATTCGGTACCTCTGATTTTTTGCCTGTAAAACCTACAGAAAAATGCGATATTAGACCTATGATATTTATTCAAGTTTAA
- a CDS encoding zinc metallopeptidase produces MNAYMLYYATGVIMIPVLLFSFYCQIKVKRAFRRYSSVHAMCGMTGAQAAARLLQLNGITDVQIRQIGGTLTDYYDPKNKEICLSGDVYNATSVAAIGVACHEAGHACQHAQGYAPLKIRNAAIPATRIGSSLGIPLVLLGMVFTWRPLIMVGIVLYALVALFQLLTLPVEFNASRRALQTIESNQFLTEQEYRGAKKVLTAAALTYVAALASALATLLRLLLLAGRSNDR; encoded by the coding sequence ATGAACGCCTATATGCTTTATTACGCAACCGGGGTCATTATGATCCCGGTCCTGCTGTTTTCTTTTTATTGTCAAATCAAGGTGAAGCGGGCTTTCCGTCGGTACAGCAGCGTGCACGCCATGTGCGGCATGACCGGTGCCCAGGCGGCGGCGCGACTGTTGCAACTAAACGGCATTACCGATGTGCAAATTCGCCAGATCGGCGGCACCCTCACCGATTATTACGACCCGAAGAATAAAGAAATTTGTCTGTCCGGCGATGTGTATAACGCCACCTCTGTGGCGGCCATTGGCGTTGCCTGTCATGAGGCGGGCCACGCCTGCCAGCACGCACAGGGCTATGCACCGCTAAAGATTCGTAACGCTGCCATTCCTGCCACCCGCATCGGTTCCTCTTTGGGTATTCCGCTGGTGCTGCTGGGCATGGTATTTACCTGGCGGCCGCTGATTATGGTGGGTATTGTGTTGTATGCCTTAGTGGCGCTGTTTCAGCTGCTGACTTTGCCGGTGGAGTTTAACGCTTCTCGCCGGGCCTTGCAGACCATTGAAAGTAATCAATTTTTAACCGAACAGGAGTACCGAGGTGCGAAGAAAGTGCTGACGGCTGCTGCCCTTACCTATGTGGCGGCGCTGGCCTCTGCGCTGGCTACTTTGCTGCGGCTGCTGCTCCTGGCAGGACGAAGCAATGACCGTTAA
- a CDS encoding thiamine diphosphokinase has translation MGTEIKRCLIVSGAPEADIAYIKPLLPGAFVVAADSGYQKCRRLGAEPDIVVGDFDSSPVPEHTKELIVMPAHKDDTDTLAAIKIALERGYTHLILVGAIGNRFDHSFSNVANLAYCLDRGVQAEIITPNEKLFISDGPFSFSGAGYGYFSLFAFGGVCRGLTIRGAEWELTDYDLHPATSMCQSNEVRGGECSISFREGRLLTVLSNDLQLRA, from the coding sequence ATGGGAACGGAAATAAAGCGCTGCCTGATTGTCAGCGGCGCGCCGGAGGCGGATATCGCCTACATAAAGCCGTTGTTGCCTGGCGCTTTTGTGGTGGCAGCGGACAGCGGGTATCAAAAGTGCCGTCGCTTGGGTGCAGAGCCGGATATTGTGGTTGGGGACTTTGATTCTTCACCGGTGCCGGAGCACACCAAGGAACTGATCGTGATGCCCGCGCATAAGGACGATACGGACACGCTGGCGGCCATAAAGATCGCCTTGGAGCGCGGCTATACCCACCTGATTCTGGTGGGCGCTATTGGCAACCGCTTTGACCATTCTTTCTCCAATGTGGCGAACTTGGCCTATTGCCTGGACCGCGGTGTGCAGGCGGAAATTATTACCCCGAATGAAAAGCTTTTTATCTCTGACGGTCCTTTTTCCTTTAGCGGGGCGGGCTACGGTTATTTCTCCCTGTTTGCCTTTGGCGGTGTGTGCCGGGGCCTGACCATTCGGGGCGCCGAGTGGGAACTGACGGACTATGACCTGCACCCGGCCACCTCCATGTGCCAAAGTAATGAGGTGCGGGGCGGGGAATGTTCCATTTCCTTCCGGGAGGGCCGACTGCTGACGGTGCTCAGTAACGATCTGCAATTGCGTGCATAG
- a CDS encoding helix-turn-helix transcriptional regulator: MDTYTAVKWRLLQLCEEHNMTINKLATEAAVPPSTIKNILYGKSVNPGIVTLKMLCDGLDISLYDFFDTEIFRNLPQHIE, encoded by the coding sequence ATGGATACTTATACTGCCGTAAAGTGGCGCCTGCTCCAACTCTGTGAGGAACATAATATGACCATCAACAAATTAGCCACAGAAGCTGCCGTTCCACCATCAACGATCAAAAATATTCTATACGGAAAAAGCGTCAATCCGGGTATCGTGACCCTGAAAATGCTTTGCGATGGGCTGGACATTTCCCTTTATGATTTTTTTGATACAGAGATATTTCGTAACCTGCCTCAACATATAGAATAA